The following are encoded together in the Anguilla rostrata isolate EN2019 chromosome 19, ASM1855537v3, whole genome shotgun sequence genome:
- the ovch1 gene encoding ovochymase-1 translates to MSRTGFISLKEAKCKRVRERRRSDRHQTTAVADSISASQQKAAQPQGSSVNGSVEILSCESIRASYEALAEQNPDAGNVSCESIRAVYEGLAGKRASLLDETGRTRILGGREAQAHSWPWQVTLKVVTMPACGGAVLTPSWVISARHCFLSYSNIRLWKVMAGKHDLQNEEEACQQISKISKIIPHEDYNRSKKTNDVVLVKLETPLRFTDCVRPITIVTEPVEPPGMCTVTGWGSTTEYGPRMARLQEVNVTLLSHGTCSRLYGPRVTETMLCAGDVEGGVDACQGDSGGPLSCYSGDRYKLAGIVSWGVGCGRPGKPGVYTNLQHYASWVESTIKAEASPGPDESSDRMADVCGLAAVPPWGLSADCARVRRVEGEARVEPVSEASAHSWPWQVSLQAEGRHCCSGSLVRRRWVLASSHCHCRAGVGHASLCSGKVDSVLLGAHRLWLSTSQAFGIQAINTSHANQTGAPPSSDLMLIRIQGAVEFGLTITPVCLPDQGSKLDESWSCVTTGWEMGTFSAFISPNVLHQARLQLLNASACESRWGEEFSDEVHLCADAAGSVGCMGNAGGPLLCSSGGVYYLFGLMTRSGSQCDASSPAVFTRVSAFRPWITQITGES, encoded by the exons ATGAGCCGGACTGGCTTCATCTCATTGAAGGAGGCGAAATGTAAGCGAGTGCGCGAAAGA CGTCGCTCTGACCGTCACCAGACAACAG CTGTGGCAGACTCCATCAGCGCCTCTCAGCAGAAGGCAGCGCAGCCTCAGGGTAGCAGCGTAAACGGCAGTGTAGAGATCCTCTCCTGCGAGTCTATCCGTGCCAGTTATGAAG CCCTGGCTGAGCAGAATCCAGACGCAGGGAATGTGTCGTGCGAGTCAATCCGTGCTGTTTATGAAG GGCTGGCGGGAAAGCGGGCGTCCCTGCTGGACGAGACGGGCAGGACGCGCATCCTGGGAGGCCGCGAGGCGCAGGCCCACTCCTGGCCCTGGCAGGTCACCCTGAAGGTCGTCACCATGCCCGCCTGCGGGGGCGCTGTTCTCACCCCCAGCTGGGTCATCAGCGCCCGGCACTGCTTCCTCAG TTACAGTAATATCCGTCTGTGGAAGGTGATGGCAGGAAAGCATGACCTTCAGAACGAAGAGGAGGCCTGTCAGCAG ATATCCAAGATCTCCAAAATCATCCCCCACGAAGACTACAACAGGAGCAAGAAGACCAATGACGTGGTCCTGGTGAAGCTGGAGACGCCCCTGCGTTTCACCGACTGCGTCCGGCCCATCACCATAGTTACCGAGCCCGTGGAGCCCCCTGGGATGTGCACGGTGACAGGCTGGGGCTCGACCACAGAGT aCGGGCCCCGCATGGCCAGACTGCAGGAGGTCAACGTCACCCTCCTGAGCCACGGCACCTGCAGCCGCCTGTACGGGCCCCGGGTCACCGAGACCATGCTCTGCGCCGGGGACGTGGAGGGCGGGGTGGACGCCTGccag GGGGACTCAGGGGGCCCCCTGTCCTGTTACAGTGGGGACCGATACAAGCTGGCGGGCATAgtgagctggggggtggggtgtgggcgTCCCGGAAAGCCGGGGGTCTACACCAACCTGCAGCACTATGCCAGCTGGGTCGAGTCCACCATCAAGG ctGAGGCCTCACCTGGGCCTGATGAGTCCAGTGACAGGATGGCAG ATGTGTGCGGGCTGGCGGCGGTGCCCCCGTGGGGGCTGAGCGCAGACTGTGCGCGGGTGCggcgggtggagggggaggcGCGGGTGGAGCCCGTGTCGGAGGCGAGCGCTCACTCCTGGCCCTGGCAGGTCAGCCTGCAGGCCGAGGGCCGGCACTGCTGCAGCGGCAGCCTCGTCCGCCGCCGCTGGGTCCTAGCGTCCAGCCACTGCCACTGCAGGGCcgg ggttggtcATGCGTCTCTCTGCAGTGGGAAGGTGGACTCGGTGCTGCTCGGGGCTCACAGACTCTGGCTCAGCACCTCCCAGGCCTTCGGGATCCAGGCCATCAACACCTCCCACGCCAATCAAACGGGGGCCCCGCCCTCCAGCGACCTCATGCTGATCAGGATCCAGGGAGCAGTCGAATTCG GACTGACCATTACCCCAGTCTGCTTACCGGACCAGGGCAGCAAGCTGGATGAGAGCTGGTCCTGTGTGACCACTGGCTGGGAAATGGGAACATTTTCCG CGTTCATCAGCCCAAACGTCCTGCACCAGGCCCGGCTGCAGCTGCTCAATGCGAGCGCGTGCGAGAgcaggtggggggaggagtTCTCTGACGAGGTTCACCTCTGCGCAGATGCTGCTGGATCCGTGGGCTGCATG